In the genome of Silvanigrella paludirubra, the window AAATGCTTTTCCAGATAAAGTAAAAGCATTAGTTTGTAACGTAGAAAATGCAAAAGTAATTCATAAAGCTCAATCGAAAAATATTTCAACATTTATAGTTCCACATAAAAACTATACAAATAGATCAGAACATGAAATAGCTTTATTACAAACAATTCAACATTTAAATGATATTAAAGTGATTGTGCTTGCAGGTTATATGCGTGTTTTAACTCCTACTTTTTTTGAAGAAGTTTCTAAAATAAAATCAAAACCTGTTTTAATCAATTTGCATCCAGCTCCTCTTGATTTATACAAAGGTGCTCATGCTTATGAATATGCAATTACAAATAAAGTAACAGAATGGGGACTTTCTGTTCATGAGGTTATTCCCGAATTAGATTCTGGAAAACTTTTAAACTATGTTTCCTTTCCCGTGTTCCCTTATGAATCCGAAGAACAATTAAAAGATCGAGTAAGACCTTTAGAGCATAAAATTTTAATAGAAACCCTTAATAAAATTCTTTTTTGGAGATAACATCCTTATGTCAAGCGCAACTTATGAAAAAGCAGGGGTAAGTATCCAAGCCGGAGAAA includes:
- the purN gene encoding phosphoribosylglycinamide formyltransferase; this translates as MIVVLASGSGTNFEAIANAFPDKVKALVCNVENAKVIHKAQSKNISTFIVPHKNYTNRSEHEIALLQTIQHLNDIKVIVLAGYMRVLTPTFFEEVSKIKSKPVLINLHPAPLDLYKGAHAYEYAITNKVTEWGLSVHEVIPELDSGKLLNYVSFPVFPYESEEQLKDRVRPLEHKILIETLNKILFWR